In the genome of Nitrospirota bacterium, the window CGAACATTAAAATCAATATTAAAATACTCCCAAATGGTATCTGTATGTCCTACATTAAAACCTTTGTACTTATCATGGTATATGCCATAATCGTAGATAGCATAATCGAAATCTGGTCCCCACACTATCTCCTCAGGCAGATAAGTAACAGAAGTTGCATCTACCTTTACGGCTATTAATAAGAGTAGTGTAACTGAGAAGATTAATAGGCTCAAAGTCTTTTTATGCATTGTAATCCCCCGGTTGTTAGGTTCCGTTATAAACATCATAAGCAGCAAAAATGGTGCCAGCACTGAATTCGATTTATAACTATTTGATATTACAAGATATTTGATAGCTGTTTGTCAGGCTGGCACCAACGCTGTTAAATTTATTGTCACTTTTTTAAGTGTTTTAAGGTAGAGCGCTGGCTAATTGACGTGTAATAAAAGAATTACCCCTAAAATATCAGAGAGTTACGTGAACAAAGTGACTGTCAAATATTTTGACATATCAAAGTAATACAGGTATTCTTCCCCTTATGTATGAAATAAGGGACAGCGACTATTTATTTCCCTACACAAGGCCTACCTCTGGGATTTGCTTTTAATGTCCGCCCCAGTAAGCCTTCGAGCTTTGTCACAAAGGCTTCATTTCCGCAAGGTCTGCCGGCTTTGGTACTCTCCCTAATTTTATCTATCAATTTCTTATCATCGTTACCCATAAGATAAGTTGCCCAGTCCATTATTTCCCGGTCCAAAAAACAATCATTTGATAAAACCGGATCGTGTCCTTTGTAAACACGCTTTTTTGCACTTGACCATTTATACTCATGAGATGCTTTTACTATACCCGCCCTCACTGGATTATTTTCCACGTGATACCGTCTGAAAACCCTGCTTTTTAAAAAAGTCCTGTTCTGTCAAAGAGCAAAAACTGAAAAATTCTTTTAGACGCCCTTTTTCCACGGTGATTCAAGACTTGCTTTTCTTTTTTATCCCTATTCTGCCCTTTTTACGCTCATCATGCCGGCGTCAGTGCAGGTTTCGGCTTTATCTTCTCAAACATGATCTTGATCCACCTCTTGATGTTCACCGCCGCTGCCGTGAAGTAGCATTGCAGGCCCATTTTTTCAAGCCTCTGTATAGTGCCCTTCGTAATCCGTGATATCGTATCAGTTCCGAGAGCTTTCCTTCTATCGGCGGCCTTAATCTCATATCTTCTTTGAACTGCCGGGTTTGGTTATATACCTCAGCCTCACGCAATTCTGTGTTCACTTTGCTGATACTGACCGTTCGCCTGCCTTCAGCGGCATTCGTGCATTTGCTTTGCACAGGACACTTGTTGCACTTGCTCATTGGGAAATGGAATATCGTTAGTTCCTTTTTGTATTCACGGGAGCTTTCCCTTGTCGTTACTCCCTGAGGACAGGTGACAGTCTGTCTTTTTTCATCATATTTGAACATGCTCTTCGGATAGACAGCCCGCGCCCACGGACTGCGTATCACGCAGAGCGGAGCGACCATCTCGCTACCGTGCTCTTTTATCTGCTTTCGGATCAACCCCTCCCCGTATGCCGTATCTCCGATTACTTTTATCGGAATAAGACCAGACTTCTTCTGCTCTGTGACAGCCTCAACCGCAGTCCTCCCGTCATGCCGATTGCCTGGCATGGCAACTATATTTGTAATGAAACGGCTCTCCACGGTTTCGGTGACATTTGCCTTATAGCCGATGAACTTCTTTGTCGCGGACTTGCGGCCGCACCTTGCGTCGAGATCGATTGGAGAGACCATCATGTCTTTGGGCTTTTCTTTATGAGGCTTCTCCTTCGGATCGCCATCCTCCCCTTTTTCGATGTTCTCCTGGAGGATGCGCCGGAGCATCTTCTTCTTTCTTCTTATATCCATGTCCCCGATGGCCCTCGTGTGCCGGAGGACGGTACGGGCATCACCTACGACCTCGACCAGTTTCCGCCTCTTCTTCTCAGGGTCCGGCCGACCCGGGCCTTCGCTGTTGACCGATTCCCTCGTGTATTCCTGCACGTCGATCTCGGTAGCGATCCTCTGATAAGCCTCCTTGTATCTGCCTTTTAAAGGCTTCAATATCTCGAAGATGCTCTTCTTTACAAGCTGCACCATCGTCGGCACAGCGATATTCGCAATAACGTGAGTGGCATCTATCCTCTGGATTTCGTTTTTCTCTATGAGCCTCTGCGCTACAAGATGAGATAGCAGCCGGTCGAATATCTCTTTCTCCCTTCCGTTCTCAAGGAGCCGCTTCCTGAAATCTCCCAGAGAGGAGTGATCAAACGGCCTCTCGTCAAGCCTTAAGCCGAGGGCGTATTTAATCTCGATATCGTACATGCAGGCCCGCTCCATCTCCCGGTCTGAGAGGTTCTTGTGGAACTGGAGGATGGTGGCCATTGCAAGCAGAGACGGGGATATCGGAGGCCGGCCGTTATCATTGCAGTACATTTCCTTGAAGTGATCATCTTTTATGAGAGGCCGAACAATCTCGCGGAATTTCCTGTAGAAACTATCAGGAGGAATCAGTTGTTCGCAGATATAATCCGTGTCGAAAAAGCTGCCTTGCCTGCCTCGAGATTTGAGCATTGACGGATTTTCCTCCTTTCACATTAATCCAAGCCTGATCAATTATAGTGCAATAGTAAAAGGAATGAAAGGACTAAGCGATCCGGAATTGGAAAATGTGCAAGATTTATTCTTCTATTTTTCGTCAGTGCTACTTTTGAACGAATATTCCGTTTCCTCCCATACTTCATCAGGAAATATATCAAGTGTAATTCTTCTGCGTTGAATGTTCTCATTATTAAATTCCAGAACCGCTTTGTATGGAGTGCTGGTTCCTCCTCTCCCTGCAATAATGAGCCTGAAACCTCGGTCCGTTTTTTCGAAAGAAGCTTGATAAGGATTCCCCAAATCACTGTAGGCAGACAGGGGAACGAACATCTTTTCGTTTCCAATTTGTATATTGATTGCGGCTATCACATTTTTGGGCATGATCACTTCACTCCGGCTTTCGAAGTCGCCACCCCACATAAATGCATGCGCGTATGGATATTGCGGCGTGAGTTTTACTGTTCGCATATCTATTTTAACAGCCGTGCCATCCCTTAATTGGCCACCCAATTGAACAACACCTTGAATGAACTCTGCACCGTTTACAAAAGTAGGCATAACGATTGCCAAAGTGGTGATGATCACATTGCTAAAAAATAAATGTTTCGTCATGGTACAACCCTCAATTCATTATCTCCACTACTGTTTATTTGATTTCTATTATTTCGAGGGGCGACGATGCACCCCTTTGAGGCACTTTGGTTATCTCGGCTGTTATCGCCATGAATCCGGAAGGCGTCCCTACTATAAGTAGTTGTTCCAGGTCTTGGATATAAATTAAGCGTGGCAGGTCCGAGAACTGGATGATTATATGCTGGACCAATATCATAAATACCTTGTGGTATCGGGCCAACGTAAGGAACGTTCTGCATCGCAGGGTTATTCAAGCCAGATCCATTGCCCGAATAAATACCATTGCTGCCAAGAGTGGTTCTATTTCCCGTTTGGTTATCTACATATGTTAACTGATGGATAGATTGAGAATACTCCCAATATAGTCCAAGAGGATCGATTCGATTTATGGGATTATTGCCGGTGTAAAGGTATAGATTGGTCTCCGTGAGGGGTTTTCCGACACTATCCACGTATCTGACGGATGCATAAACATGCTTCTCATCAAGGATACACGAAAAGAACCGGCCCTGCCATAAGTGTCCCTTTAGTTTTTTCTTTTTATTAAAATATTGAGAGTATCTCATGTGAAGTGTATTAAATGTCTTTGCAAATGAATTAAGCTCCATCGGTACAGCGACAAAATGTACATGATTTGCCATAAGACAATATGCCCATATCTTGAGAGAATATTTTCTTGAATAGTCATTTAACCATTCAAGGTAACGCAGATAATCTCCTTCCTCCTCAAAGACTTTCTGCTGATAATTACCTCTCTGAGTAATATGATGCGGATATTCTACTGCTACAGGACGTGGTATTCTTGGCATGTCACAACTCCTATACACAAATCTCAATAATATGAACTATGTGTTTTAACAAAAATATATACTAATTAAATAGTCGCTGTCCCTATTTAAGGACGCTGTCTGAGAATGATGATGAGGGCTGCTATGCTGAGGGCTGTTGCGCCTCCGTAGCATAAAAGGGGGAGGATGGCCTCGAGCCAGTGTATCCGCAGGTCTTCGAGAGTCATGCGGATTCTGTGCGCTGCGTGATACAGGGGGAAGCAAATAATTGCGAGGAAGTAGATCTTTACTATCGGGTGGCTTATGAGTGCAGCTACCCTGTCATAACCAAGCAGATCCTGCGGGAATACACCGGCAGGTATCAGGATTCCCTGGATGATGATGTGTGCAGGGAGGAGGAATGCGGCTATTGCGCCGCCGAGACCAAACAGCGACCACCAGAGCGGTTCAAGTGATTTGATTGCGTTGTTTAAGCCCATCGCCTTTTCCTCTCAGTATAATGCCAAAAAATATAAAATCACGATAGATACTACAGCCCATACTATATAATTTGCCACAGTAACCATACCCGGAGTCAGTGGCCTGGCGCCGAAGATACGTCCTGAGATCCTGAACCATGTGACCATGTGCAGAAGTACAAATGCCCCGATTACGACGTGAATCAGTATCATCCACCATGATTGGAATACAGAAAGCACTGCATTGTACTTCTCCGGCCCTTCTGATATTGCACAGAATTGGATAATCAGGAATATCGAGTATAGCGCAACAAAGACGCTGCTCAGCTCTCGCATCATGAAGATGAAGTAGGAACCCTTCTTCATCCACCATGTGCATGGGATGGGACGTCTGTATGTCCTGGTCGGCTCTGATATTGGATTTGTCTGTACCTTCATAATATGTCCATGTTCCTGAGCACTCGTCATTCCCGCGTAAGCGGGAATCCAGGACTATAGCCTGGTTCTGGATTCCTGCCGGAGTTTACCCCGTACTTGATACTGGGCAGGAATGACATTATCCTTACTTCTTTCCCTGTAACCTTGAAAAAAACCAGCCTACTGCTGAGTTTACCTTTGTCCTCTGGATCGCTGCCGAGGGATCAACGTGCTTTGGACACACCTCTGTGCAATCGCCTACCACCGGACACTTCCATACACCACTCTCTGCTGCCACGACCTTCCTTCTCTCGAGAATACCCTGATCCCTTGAGTCATTATTGTAGCGGTATGTCAGGGCAATTACGGCCGGACCAATAAAGTCAGGATGGAGCCCGTATGCCGGACAGGCAGCATAACAGAGGGTGCAATTGATGCAAAGGCTCTGCTGATAGTACTTATCCATCTCAGACGGCGTCTGGAGATACTCTTTGGATGTATCCTCGTCATCCTTTTCATTCTCTCTGATAATCCATGGCTTCACAGACTTCAATTTTTCCATGAAGTCTGTAAGGTCCACAACAAGGTCTCTTACAATGGGGAAGTTTGCAAGCGGCTCAAGTGTAATCTCATTCGGATAGAACTCACTCAGATACGTTGAGCATGTGAGCCTCGGCGTCCCGTTTACCATCATCCCGCAGCTCCCGCAGATTGCCATACGGCATGACCAGCGGTATGAAAGAGAACCATCAACCTCTGCCTTGATGTGGTTCAGGGCATCGAGGATGCTCCAGTCTTTCTGATACGGGATGGTAAAGCTCTGCTGCCTGTATTCAGTGTCCTTGTCAGGATCGTAGCGATAGATTGTCAGTTTAATTTGTTCTGCCATAATTAATTTTCACTGTCATTCCTGCCCGGTATCAAGTACGGGGCAAACTCCAGCAGGAATCCAGATACTTATCATTATATGGATTCCCGCTTTCGCGGGAATGACATCAAAATGCGACTAATATTTCCGCTCTTCCGGCGTCCACTTTGTAATTGTAACCGGTAATTTCTCCATCCTTGGGCCCTGCGGTGTCTGATATGCGAGCGAGTGATGGAGGAAATTATTGTCATCACGGTCTGGATAATCCTCCCTCGCATGTCCTCCACGGGACTCTTTTCTGTTGAGCGCCCCGAGCGCAACGACTTCTGCAACATCCAGCATATTATCAAGCTCCATGGCATTAACCAGTTCTGTATTAAATACCCTGCTCTGCTGTGTGAGACGTATATTATTAAAACGCTCTTTTAACTTACGGACAGCCTGCACCGCATCTTTGAGTTCCTCTTCTTTTCTGTATATACCAACCTTTTCATCCATTGTCTTACGCAAGTCAGACAATATGGCGCCTATACGCTCTTTTCCGCTATTTTTCTTTATATATCGCTTCTCAATCCTTTCCAACTCCTGCTTTGCCAGAGACTTTAATTTATCTGATGTGGAAGGCCTTGCCTTAGCAACATAATCTGCCGCCGACCTCCCTGCCCTTGCGCCAAAGACCATGATCTCAGCTAAGGAATTTGAACCAAGCCTGTTGCCGCCGTGGATGCTGACACAGCCCCCTTCGCCTGCAGCATAAAGACCGTCAATCTGGGTCTTGCCGTCCTTGTCTGTATGAACGCCGCCCATTGTGTAATGCATGGTGGGCCTGATTGCAATAGGCGCATGCACAGGGTCCATACCGGCAAAGTCTATGCAAAGCTCCCGCACCATAGGAAGTTTTTCCTCTATCTTGGCCTCACCAAGGTGTCTTAAATCAAGGTGTATGTAAGAACCATACGGCCCGTCAAATCCGCGGCCTGCCCTGATCTCCTGTATTATTGAACGGGAGACGATATCACGCGGGGCAAGCTCCATCTTCGTAGGCGCATATTTCTCCATGAACCGCTCGCCTTTGTTATTGAACAGATAACCGCCCTCGCCGCGTGCAGCCTCGGTAATCAGGATTCCTGTCTTGATCAGACCTGACGGATGGAACTGTATAAACTCCATGTCCTTTAGCGGGGTCCCGGCGCGGTATGCCATGGCCGCACCATCACCAGTCTTGATCCCGGCATTGCTCGAGAAGTAAAAGATCCTTCCAACACCGCCTGTACAAAGGATGATCGCCTTTGCAGTCAGGATGTGAAATTCTCCCTGCCTTATGTCATATGCCAGCAGTCCGCCAACCCTCCCGTCATCAACAAGTAAGGCAGAGGCAAACCACTCGTCGTATCTTTTTATTACATCATATTTAAGAGAGGTCTGAAACAGTGCGTGAAGGAGATGGAAGCCTGTCTTATCCGCAGCATGAAGTGTGCGCTTCCTGCTCATCCCGCCAAACCAGCGGACTGCGATACGGCCGTTATCCTCGCGGTTCCACGGACATCCCCAGCGCTCTACCTGGATAACCTCTTTTGTCGCATCACGTACAAATGCCTCAACAGCATCCTGGTCTGCAAGGTAGTCACTCCCCTTGATAGTGTCATATGCGTGAAGATCATAGGTGTCATCCTCTTTCAGTACCGCCGCACAACCGCCTTCTGCTGCAACGGTGTGGCTGCGCATGGGATAGACCTTGGAAACAACCGCTGTTTTTAAGGATGGATTAGACTTGGCAATTTCTATTGCGGCGCGCAGACCTGCGCCTCCGCCGCCAACTATCAGTATGTCATGTGTAAAGACTTCCATTATCCTTCTATGACCTTTACCTGTGCCTTGCGCTCTCTTGGCCCATCGAACTCACAGAAGAATATTGATTGCCATGTGCCAAGGGCCGGCTCGCCCTTATCAATCATTATATGTACCGAAGAGCCAACTATACTTGTCTTTATGTGAGCTGCAGAGTTGCCTTCAGCATGCATATAACCGCTCTCCAGCGGTATTAAATCATCAAGCTTATCAATAAAGTCCCTCATAACGTCCGGATCCGCCCCTTCATTTATTGTTATTCCAGCAGTAGTATGAGGAACGAATATGGTGCATATGCCTTCTCTTACGCCAAGGTCATTAATCACTCTTCTAACCTCATTGGTTATGTCAATTAGTTCTATCTGCTTTTTTGATTTTATCGCAAGAATTTTAATCATATATTTCTGACTGACAATTTGTCAAGAAATTTTTACAGACACATTTTGGGCCTTGATAAAAATAGGGATAAAAATAGGGACAGCGACTATTTAATTAAATAGTCGCTGTCCCTATTTTTATCCGCTACTTTTGCTTTATCCAGCGCAGGTTCGGCTTTTTTACTGCCATGGCCTCATCAAGACGCCTGACTATCTTCGTATGCGGGGCGCCCTTTACCAACTCAGGATTGTCTTCAGCCTCTTTCGCAATAGATATCATTGCATCACAAAATGAGTCGAGTGTCTCCCTCGGCTCAGTCTCAGTAGGCTCAATCATAATCGCCTCTTCAACGATAAGGGGGAAGTTTACAGTAGGAGGATGGAATCCGTAATCCTGAAGCCGCTTGGCCACGTCCCATGAGTGGACGCCCTTAGCCTTTTGATATTTTGCTGAAAAGACGCACTCGTGCATGCATGGGACATTGTTGGGTATATAGTAATAATCCTTCAGTCGCTTCTTGATATAGTTGGCATTAAGAACCGCATTTTCGCTGACCTCTTTCAGCCCTTTGGCGCCCATTCTTTTAATATAGGCATATGCCCTGACAAGTACTCCGAAGTTTCCATAGAAAGAGTGAACAGTCCCAACACTCTGCGGCCGGTTATAGTCCAGGTAATATCTGTCGCCATCCTTTTCCACTGTCGGTACAGGTATGAAGGGTGTCAGTTTCTCTGAAACACCGATCGGACCGGCGCCAGGGCCTCCGCCGCCATGTGGAGTAGAAAAGGTCTTGTGAAGGTTGAAGTGTACGACATCAAATCCCATATCACCCGGCCTAACAATTCCAAGCAAGGCATTAAGGTTAGCGCCATCCATATACATAAGGGCGCCGGCGTCATGGACCAGCCCTGATATTTCCGCAATATCCTTTTCAAAAAGGCCCAGAGTATTCGGATTCGTCAGCATCACTGCTGCAGTCTCTGTATCAAGGACCTTCTTCAACTCTTCGACATCAACAAGCCCTTCCTTACTCGATTTTATTACAACCGCCTCATAACCGACAAGGGCCGCACTCGCAGGGTTTGTCCCGTGGGCAGAATCAGGGATTATGACCTTGTGCCTTGGATTCCCGTGGGCCTCATGATAAGCCCTTATAACGAGCAGACCAGTTAGCTCACCATGAGCGCCGGCTACAGGTTGTAGAGAGACACTGTCAACACCGCCTATCTCTTTGAGCAATCCCTCCAACTCATACATCATCCTAAGAGCCCCCTGAGACAACTCCTCAGGCTGAAGCGGATGTGCATTAATAAGACCCGGTGTCTTCGCCGCCTCTTCATTCACCTTGGGATTATATTTCATTGTGCAGGAGCCGAGCGGGTAGAAGCCAAGGTCAACACCGTAGTTTAACCTTGAGAGATTTGTGAAATGACGAATCAACTCAATTTCACTCACTTCAGGCAAGCCAACCGGCGTATCCTTAATCAATTCTTTTGGAAGCAGACTCTGCAGTTCTGATTCACGCACATCCAGCGCAGGCAGGGAATATGCCCTGCGGCCCGGTGCGCCTTTTTTAAATATGAGTTGTTCTGACATCTTTCGTTTCCACCGTAAAATCACGATTCAAATCCCCCCTATCCCCCCTTTACTAAAGGGGGGAACTAAATTTCCCCCTTTGAAAAAGGGGGAGTAAGGGGGATTTTATTTTGCCAATACAGCAACTAATCTGTCTATCTCTTCGCGTGTCCGTTTCTCTGTTACCGCAAACAGGATGTGATTCTCCAGTTCAGGATAATAAACCCCCAGATCAAGCCCGCCCAGTATCTTTTCCGAAATTAATTTCTCCTGAATCTCCTTTGGCGATACAGGGGTCTTTACAACGAACTCCTTAAACACGTGTGATGTAAATGGCATTGAATATCCTTTAAGCCCGCCAATTCGCTGCCTTGCATATGCTGTCTTCTGAACACAAAGGTTCGCTGCATCCCTGAGACCCTGCTTTCCCATGGCCGCCATATAGACGGTCGCGGTAAGTGCAACAAGGGCCTCATTGGTGCAGATATTGGAAGTCGCCCTCTCCCTCTTTATATGCTGCTCCCTCGTCTGGAAGGTCAGGCAA includes:
- a CDS encoding IS1182 family transposase, yielding MLKSRGRQGSFFDTDYICEQLIPPDSFYRKFREIVRPLIKDDHFKEMYCNDNGRPPISPSLLAMATILQFHKNLSDREMERACMYDIEIKYALGLRLDERPFDHSSLGDFRKRLLENGREKEIFDRLLSHLVAQRLIEKNEIQRIDATHVIANIAVPTMVQLVKKSIFEILKPLKGRYKEAYQRIATEIDVQEYTRESVNSEGPGRPDPEKKRRKLVEVVGDARTVLRHTRAIGDMDIRRKKKMLRRILQENIEKGEDGDPKEKPHKEKPKDMMVSPIDLDARCGRKSATKKFIGYKANVTETVESRFITNIVAMPGNRHDGRTAVEAVTEQKKSGLIPIKVIGDTAYGEGLIRKQIKEHGSEMVAPLCVIRSPWARAVYPKSMFKYDEKRQTVTCPQGVTTRESSREYKKELTIFHFPMSKCNKCPVQSKCTNAAEGRRTVSISKVNTELREAEVYNQTRQFKEDMRLRPPIEGKLSELIRYHGLRRALYRGLKKWACNATSRQRR
- a CDS encoding DUF2778 domain-containing protein; the protein is MRYSQYFNKKKKLKGHLWQGRFFSCILDEKHVYASVRYVDSVGKPLTETNLYLYTGNNPINRIDPLGLYWEYSQSIHQLTYVDNQTGNRTTLGSNGIYSGNGSGLNNPAMQNVPYVGPIPQGIYDIGPAYNHPVLGPATLNLYPRPGTTTYSRDAFRIHGDNSRDNQSASKGCIVAPRNNRNQINSSGDNELRVVP
- a CDS encoding fumarate reductase subunit D, with translation MGLNNAIKSLEPLWWSLFGLGGAIAAFLLPAHIIIQGILIPAGVFPQDLLGYDRVAALISHPIVKIYFLAIICFPLYHAAHRIRMTLEDLRIHWLEAILPLLCYGGATALSIAALIIILRQRP
- a CDS encoding fumarate reductase subunit C; translated protein: MKVQTNPISEPTRTYRRPIPCTWWMKKGSYFIFMMRELSSVFVALYSIFLIIQFCAISEGPEKYNAVLSVFQSWWMILIHVVIGAFVLLHMVTWFRISGRIFGARPLTPGMVTVANYIVWAVVSIVILYFLALY
- a CDS encoding succinate dehydrogenase/fumarate reductase iron-sulfur subunit, with protein sequence MAEQIKLTIYRYDPDKDTEYRQQSFTIPYQKDWSILDALNHIKAEVDGSLSYRWSCRMAICGSCGMMVNGTPRLTCSTYLSEFYPNEITLEPLANFPIVRDLVVDLTDFMEKLKSVKPWIIRENEKDDEDTSKEYLQTPSEMDKYYQQSLCINCTLCYAACPAYGLHPDFIGPAVIALTYRYNNDSRDQGILERRKVVAAESGVWKCPVVGDCTEVCPKHVDPSAAIQRTKVNSAVGWFFSRLQGKK
- a CDS encoding FAD-binding protein; the encoded protein is MEVFTHDILIVGGGGAGLRAAIEIAKSNPSLKTAVVSKVYPMRSHTVAAEGGCAAVLKEDDTYDLHAYDTIKGSDYLADQDAVEAFVRDATKEVIQVERWGCPWNREDNGRIAVRWFGGMSRKRTLHAADKTGFHLLHALFQTSLKYDVIKRYDEWFASALLVDDGRVGGLLAYDIRQGEFHILTAKAIILCTGGVGRIFYFSSNAGIKTGDGAAMAYRAGTPLKDMEFIQFHPSGLIKTGILITEAARGEGGYLFNNKGERFMEKYAPTKMELAPRDIVSRSIIQEIRAGRGFDGPYGSYIHLDLRHLGEAKIEEKLPMVRELCIDFAGMDPVHAPIAIRPTMHYTMGGVHTDKDGKTQIDGLYAAGEGGCVSIHGGNRLGSNSLAEIMVFGARAGRSAADYVAKARPSTSDKLKSLAKQELERIEKRYIKKNSGKERIGAILSDLRKTMDEKVGIYRKEEELKDAVQAVRKLKERFNNIRLTQQSRVFNTELVNAMELDNMLDVAEVVALGALNRKESRGGHAREDYPDRDDNNFLHHSLAYQTPQGPRMEKLPVTITKWTPEERKY
- a CDS encoding YjbQ family protein, which produces MIKILAIKSKKQIELIDITNEVRRVINDLGVREGICTIFVPHTTAGITINEGADPDVMRDFIDKLDDLIPLESGYMHAEGNSAAHIKTSIVGSSVHIMIDKGEPALGTWQSIFFCEFDGPRERKAQVKVIEG
- the gcvPB gene encoding aminomethyl-transferring glycine dehydrogenase subunit GcvPB → MSEQLIFKKGAPGRRAYSLPALDVRESELQSLLPKELIKDTPVGLPEVSEIELIRHFTNLSRLNYGVDLGFYPLGSCTMKYNPKVNEEAAKTPGLINAHPLQPEELSQGALRMMYELEGLLKEIGGVDSVSLQPVAGAHGELTGLLVIRAYHEAHGNPRHKVIIPDSAHGTNPASAALVGYEAVVIKSSKEGLVDVEELKKVLDTETAAVMLTNPNTLGLFEKDIAEISGLVHDAGALMYMDGANLNALLGIVRPGDMGFDVVHFNLHKTFSTPHGGGGPGAGPIGVSEKLTPFIPVPTVEKDGDRYYLDYNRPQSVGTVHSFYGNFGVLVRAYAYIKRMGAKGLKEVSENAVLNANYIKKRLKDYYYIPNNVPCMHECVFSAKYQKAKGVHSWDVAKRLQDYGFHPPTVNFPLIVEEAIMIEPTETEPRETLDSFCDAMISIAKEAEDNPELVKGAPHTKIVRRLDEAMAVKKPNLRWIKQK